Below is a window of Populus trichocarpa isolate Nisqually-1 chromosome 3, P.trichocarpa_v4.1, whole genome shotgun sequence DNA.
GTATCAACttaccttttcattttctttgagcAACGAATAATGTATATTAGGCTTTGTCAAAGATTATTTACTCTTTTATACTTTTATGGTTGTCTTCTTTAGGGATGCTATCCGCCGAACTTGTATCTCTCCAAGATGCCCCCAACTTTAAACATCATACTATTCATTAAAGTATGGTTGTAACAATGATTATGTGGAAAGATTTCTTATTAGGTGGTATATGAAGGAAGTTTTGGCGATTTGACGTAGCcatatttaatcaaaattatcatGTTAGCTTTAGAACATCCTCTAAGTCTAGCAAATTTATGAACTAAAACAGTCATTATAGAGGGAAGTTTCAGAGAAATTGGTCATCACTTGAAAAAGGTTATTAAGTGATCATGAatcattttatcctttttcttcatcaGTCCAAAATACTAGTAGTTAATGAAGGGATGATGGGATATTCTGGTTTGTGTGGATCCAATCTTGCCCTAGCAAAGCAATATCATTCCCTtgcaccataaaaaaacattttggtacTTATAACTCTCTTAATGATTAGTTCCAATGTCAAGATTCCTCAGGTTGCTTCAATATCCCTAATGAAACTTAtgactactttttttttagggtatcatatatatatatatatatcttccttgttttttctcaatttatgaACATCCTTATTAGCAAAATGTTAACAATAACATCAATTATCAACCAAACCATCCATTTATAAAAGGATATATTAAGAGCAAAGATGTGTATGAACTTCATCTAGTGGTTTGGCAAATACCTCCTTTCTTAAGCTAGGCTTCTCATCATCACTTGAATCATCATATTGGTTATAAGTGGTTTGCAAGATTTGTAGTCAACTAAAAATCATAAGCTATTGTATAATATGATGATGTACTCTCCTCATTATCCTCATTGGGTGAATAAACAACCATAACTTGTGGGTCTGAGGGATAGTTTTGATCATCtactataaaaattgatttgctAGGGTCACTCACAACCTCTACAAGGCCCTAAATTGCAAAAGagaatttaatttatggtaacaACTAAACAAGGACCTCAATTGCAAAGAGAGAATTGCTATTTGTCTATCTCGTTGGATCcaaaatcattgtttttgttattgtgcTTTTTAAATCATGGATTTTTCTTACCATGATCTGTTGAATTAATAGCTTTAACCTTCACAAAATCTTTCCATGTTAGTAAGTGTAGTCCTTGTCTCATTGGGGAGATTCTTCAACAAACTTAGGAGGAGGGATATATACTTTTGCATGATGCTTAACTATCATTCTTGCCACTTCATTGCGAGCTGCTATCGTTTCTCCTTTTAAGGCCATCACCTTTTTCTTCCACCGGTAGTATTATTTATGTATTATGATAATTATTCTCATTGGTTTCTAGTTTTAAGTGATGCTGTTCATCATCATTCACTGATGGGGGTTTTATGATGCATGTGGCTCTTGTAGTTCACTtagttttagtttgattttggtCATTATCCCTTATTGAAGATGATACATTATCTCTCTAAGTATTAGAgtaattgttaataataaaacaatccaATTTAAGTCTTCCTCTATCCCTCATTCATCATGGATGAGTTCGTTGTTGCCTATTAAGGTTCATAAGAAGCATCTTTTTTGCAATACTAATAATTTACTATTGGTACTAGaatgttaatttttcatgtgGAAGCATCCATGTTGGAGATCAAGCTTTACTTTCACTTCTGCAATCACTATTTCTATCGCTTTTGAGCTGGTTGTTGTATCTTGATATTTAGATTTAACTTTGTTTATCATGAACTCTCCTCTAAcatacgtgtgtgtgtgtatgtgtgtgtgtgtgtgtgtgtaggaaGCATCACTGATATTTCTTGGTGTTTCATTTCAGTCATGTTTTTCTCTAGTGGTTTAGAAAGGGAGTTATCTTTGATGGTCATGTCTTTATAATTAGTGAATTTGAGCTTCTTAGCCTATATTAGTACTTCATTTTTAAAGATCACACATTGATTAGTGTAGTGAGAATAAGTATTATGTCATCTGCACTATTTCTTTCCCGTGATTTGTTTATCAAATAGAACAACATGACCCACTAATAATTTAACATGTATATCCTTAACTAAGATATCAAATATCTGCTagaatttttccttttatcaATGAATTTAGAAGTGGATTTGTCATTAttctggataattttttttagaattcttaCAAATATATGACCCAATAATGGTAAGTCTCGTTGTGCTTCTTTTATCAGTATCCTTTGCAAAGCCAACCTTGTGCTGATTCACATTATAGTTTGGGTTTTGATAATAAGAATCCCTATATAAATTTCCATCTGATCTTTTTCGATTAACAAACATTCATAGTGAATGGCACAATTCGTGAGTTGATTCAAATCAATGACTTTATAGTCTTTAAGTTTCTTTCTTATCTTAGTGTTCATTCCACTCTTCACTAGGTGAATTAACTCTTTATCAGGGAAAAGAGTGTGACTCTTACTCTTTACTTGATTGCTTGAAGTAATTAATGAACTGCTGGATAAGTTCATCAGAAAGTTATGTTAACAACGCAAGTTCGAAAgtactcatttttttctttaatttgaaaaaaatatgaatggaATAAATACTCTAGTTGACGCCAATCTTGTATAGAATTTGAAGGCAACTTCATATACCAAGCATGGGCCATTCGAGTTAACGAATTACCAAGCAAATAAAGCTTGTTATGATCATCTATATTGCCATATTTAACCATGAATTTACAGAAATGTTCTATAATAGATTGACCATTATCGCTAGGGGATGCAACAAATTTTGGATAGAGAAAACTATGAGGGAATGGGTATGCTTGGTCAATCCAATCTCGATACAACTTTCTATGATATACTCTCATGAAAGGGTAATCCAGGCCTAATTATTCTtgtaaattcattaaaaattggttctttaattgataatatatgAAGGTTAAAGTCATGACAATAATTACAAAGTTTGTTTTTAGAGAACCTTTGATTCATTTGAGTATTGGTTAGGGATTGAGACGAAATTCCCTTTAAGATTTGCTAAGTAAGAGATTCACTTTTCCTTGTTTTTACAAGATGCACTCACCATATTACATATGGTAAAATGAAGGACATTatgaaatgttaaaattaactttattgattttataaataaaaatacagatGTAGATTATGATGATTATAACTTTGCATCCATAAATAATAGAGATCGATTTGGGcagaatgaaatctaaaataatGTTAGTTTTGGTCAAAGTGGAACATCTAGCCTGAAGGAGAATACCCGTGATTTTGGGCTTTGTGAAGATTCAGGTGGAGAATTAGGGTCAATTAAGATGAAAATACCATCTTTCTAAGGAAATAATGATTTGGAGGTGTATCTAGAATGGAAAAAGAAGGTTGAATGGATCTTTAATTGTCATTGCTACACAGAAAAAAGGTAAAACTCGTTGTCATTAAGTTTATAAATCATGCATTAATATGGTGGTATTAGTTTGTTTTTAGCAGGAAAAGGAGTGATGAAAGGTATATTGATTCATGGGAGACATGAAAGCCATAATGAGAAAATGATTTGTTCCTAACTTCTACTATAGGGAACTCTTGCATAAATTACAGAGTTTACATCAGTTGATATCAAAGTTAGACTCTGGAATCAGGTTATATCTTTCTTGTTATCATTATCTATTTGTTTTCGCGtcagtttttttccttctttattctttgttttggtaTGAATTGCTTAAGCTAGTTTTGGtctgttttattttcctttttacaTTTGTCCTTGtttatctattttaattgtgttttttcttggagtaaaaaaaaatgttacacatcataaaatttattttaggttAAAAGGGGTTGTTTCACATCTGTTTcagttctatatatataaaaacaaaccttggaattaactcaaaattgatattatagTTATTTGGGGTGAAATCACACTATATATCAAATTATGGATTCTTTTAATATTGCTTGAGTGGTGTTTCAATTCTAAGTTAAATTCTACCGCAAACTGATCACACACAGGTGTTCGATATCTAAGCATTAGAGAACAACctataaactaaaatatgttGTTTATTGGGTATAAAGGTACTAcatatcaaatttaaagttgtttCGATATCGTTTGATCTGATTTTTAATTATGGTGTTTAAAATTGCATAACAAGTCAAATTTAAGGTTGTTCCGATAtcgttttttattatttttttagctattcggtttatttatgttatatttgggttatttaGGATTCAAATAAGTGTTTTCATTTATTCTTGCTTCTATTTTGTTTCAAGTCTTTATATCATCCATATTTTGTACGAATTCGCTTTGCTATTTGTGAAATcataatcatagttttgttttgcttgttttcaatatcttattgattcttgagtcactttatatatgtttggattGCGTTACAATAGCCATTGACTTTGGTTCATTGATTTTCAGTTCGAAAGAACTACAAGAAAATGACCTGAAAGGTAAAAGGCGTAATAAGAACAATTGAGTGAAAAGCCTTGAATTGTATGAAACATAAGAGTTATGAGGTTTAATTTTCTTGCTGCTAATTGATTTttgtagattaaaaaaatgtctAAAAATAATGAGTCTACGACACAAAAAATGAATAACACTTTTCAAATACAAGTTTTCACCAAACAACTTGAGCTACTAACTAGGGTGACGAAGGATCTAAAATATGAGATGGCTTTGATGAGACAATAAAATGGCGAGGTTTGACATAAAGCTGATAAGAGGAAGTTCAATATGAGTAAGGAAGATAAACTGAGGTTACAcgtttcaaatatttattaacataatGCTTTTATGATGTTAGATAAAGAGCGCGAGGTTGAACGAATTGCAAaggtttataaaaaaacaaataaagaacgtGAAGAATGGAGAGATTCAGTTTAACATTGAAAAGGTGAAAGATGAAAGAGAGAAGCAtggttatcattaaaaaaatatgtacgCAAGTAGATGGCAAtgcatgtttatttaaaaatattatcagctACTATTTTCATACAATGTTGTTGGAGACAAAAAAAGAACTCTAAAGGCTTCAATAAGTGGCTAAAGAATTTTCCATCATACCTATTAGTGATTCGAGGATGAATCAtattgaagagagagggaatgacaCGATCCAAACAaggttaaatttagatttttgcgTAAATTTTCCTATTATCCTGTTTTACTCTATTgaacataacttttaatttaaccgTTGGATCAGACTGATAATTTTATAGGAGTTCTTAGACATGCTATTAGACATTGGTTTAAACTTTCAggtaaatcaaaatttttaaaggaTTATCTCAGACATGATCGAAGTTACTAGACGAATCGTGTTAAATCTATCTATTTGGACCTTTGTCTATTATTggactatatctagagttacaTAAGGAATTTTGCTAAGATTTTAATTGGGTTGGAAAGTAGAAATTCAtaccttttttaatatatatatatatggtaggCCTCCTAATTCatctagaaaagaaagaacGACGTGTTTGAAGTCATGAGTGAAATCTACTATGAATGTGTGAAAATTAGAGAAACATTGTTTCGTTGTATATTATGGATTCCAGACAATACAAAGATTCCTTAATGCTCTCTTGAAAGCACATGTGACAGCTGTTGGCTTACCTACTTTACAAGAATTTCATGTCAAACAAGGAGATATTTCATAGTTTGCAAGAATTCCATATCCATTATGGAATGTATATGGAATATGGTGGCAAGGAGGCTTGAGattcttttgttgttcttttccttattttacGGGATTTTCTTACTCAAAAGGAAGATTATGAGAGgctatttaaatgaaatatttctaccactttcctttctattttaTAGAGCATACTTTTGGCTAAATAAGGAAAGAAACTTCAGCACTTTATACAAAAAGCTTGTGCTTTGCTAAATTTTAGTTAAGGCTCATTGGTTTGTAACCTAATAAAATGACTTATTATCTTAGaactatattatgttttgttttgctgcaaATTTGGGGCAACCATTAGATAttaatgaaactcaattttgcTTGAgcaaacttcttcttctttgttgggacttatcaaggtataactgaCCTTATAACGTCATTCGTTATTCAATACCTATATTTCTTAGTTACATGTTTATTCTGGGTCAAGGTTCAACCAAACctaattattcaacttttttggagaagttattattttcgttgtgggttgcatgaccatgtgatcatgaAGTTCAcgtcatcaatatatatatatatatatatattcttagatttgtttgagaaaaaaaatttaatcttaatttatatacaaATTTTTCTCAAGATAGTGCTTGCCTaccattgaaataaaaaaataaaataaaacatgtcaTATGCAAGAAGACTAGTTTAGGTAAAAcacatatacctttcttttattttgtagttATAACATTCAACTCAAAGATCAATCATCACAAGTTAGACAAATGAAGGTGAACTCAAATGTTATTTAGATAAAAAGTCGaagtaaaactcaattcaaattaaattttaaattaatggatgccatttagataaaaaaaatcgaagtaaaactcaattcaaattagattttaaattgatgGATAACTCACCAGGTCAAGAAAGTTTTATATCTATGCTTTCATTCATTtgcaaatgaaacaaaaacgCTGCGAGATTTTTGTAATAGCTCAACTAGATATCTGCAATATCCGattgaagcaaagaaaacagGATATTTGCAACGTACAAAGTTGTTGTGCTTAGAAGGAGGTTTCATTCTCAATCCTATGAGACAAAGGAGTATTCATCCCATGTTCTAAGCTTTAATTGAAAATGTGGGCAAGTTTACTTTGTAGTGATGCATATTACCTCTAAAGATGAATTAAGGTTAATTCTTCTGACCCAGCAATGCCAACTTGAGGTTTATGCCTATCTTTCTGgattatatcattatattatatatgaacAAGAACAACCATGTGAACCACCGGGCCTCTGTTAAATGCCAACTTTGAATTCAGATGTTTAGTTGCCTGTTTGCCTGGTTTAGATAACCTGCTCTCATGATTGGCCTAAATCTTGGTCAGAAAAACAACAGCCAAAGAACTATCTTAATCACTTCATCTCAACCAACGATTTTATCGTTTAATAAATCCTCCCAGAAACGCTTAGAAGTGAGAGCTAAATATGTGAAACGCTTAGATTTGTTTCAGCACAAGGCAAAAAAGTCAAGCATTTCTTGTATGCCAGTGCTGAAAAGTCTAGGATATCAAGCATCGATAGGTAGTCATTTCAACTGACCAACACAACATTTTGAATTAACCCAATTCTAAATCATGTGCCGAAAATTCTAGTCCATCAAATGTATGCAATCGCATCCTTGTTGATGAAAGAAGTTACATTGTAATTGTAAACAGAAAAGTAACACTGTAAGCACAAACTTAAAATATGCAAGGAGTAAAAAGGGCAAATATCAGTCCCTGAATTGACTGAATCTGAGGAGCTCACAAAAATGACTAAGTAGTATGTTAGACGAGCTCCTGAGAAACCAATTGACATTTGAGGTATGCTATAGAATGCCTTTACTGAGAACAAAGAATGGGAAGACGTGACAAAATCTAGAGTGTTACGGGCACACACAACCCATCATAGCTTAGCTCCACATTGAGACCTTCTGTCTCCATCAATTTTGCAAGATATTCATTCACATTATCATGATCCATCAGGTGCATCATACCTTCAATATGGTTAATTAGGAAAAGAACCAAGTTAGCTTTTGCAATTTCACTGAATGACAAAAGACTTGAATATGGTTATTAATGTAAATTAAGGAATGGCATGATCTAGATCATTTTTTTGCAAAACCATATGTAAAGAAAGGAATGGAAACTTGTATAGAAGTTCTGTTCTTCCAGAAAAGGCACAAGGCAGCgcttctaaaatatataaaaggaggCTTACACATACCAGTGAAAAGTGTTCTCCTTGGTTGAATTTTCCGTACTTCTTCTATGGCCtaaaagaaagtgaaaataaGCATAGTTCTGAATCTCCTGATAATATAATCTTGTTACAAGAAAAGGCAAATAAAATATACCCTTGGAAGTCCAAAGTGTGTCGACGAAGACCGATCAGGCCGCAAAGCATCCTGgagatattttcatatcataagCTAAAAGGGGAGTATTTGCAATGAACTAGAAGAAATGTGAAAGcaaacatgtgtgtgtgtgtgtgtgagagagaaagagagagagagagagaccataATCAGAAGTTCACAGTCCTTAAGGAGTGGATACGTTTCTTCAGGTATTTCACTAACATCACTGCATGAGAAAAATTAGCTCTGGGatctagataaaaatattacagaCAGCATAACAGTTTCCAAAAGAACATCTGTGATACATATAAGCCATACCTGATGTAACATATGTTACCAAAACGAAAACCAAGAGAACGATAACCATGACCATGCCACACTGGTAAAGGGGTAAACTGAAAGGAAGTTAAAGAAAGATGTGTGAGGAGTTGTCATACTCAGACAACGAAACATCTCATGATCTCATCTGCAGAAGGGTGGGTACTCGAACTTTAGTTATATTGCCCTTGTAAATGTGTTGCAGTTTACCTCAAATGGGgaataatatattgaattggGTGTGTTTGTGTTTAACATTAAAGTagaaaattcaaagaattattAAGACCAGGTCACCACACCCTCACAAGCAGGGTCACGTTATTTCTTAAATAAGCacacaataaaagaaataaatttgatttaaaatcatatttttgtaTACATAGGATCCCAACTATAAAAAGCACATAGTAAGCAGGTAAGATCTAAAACAAGTGAGCCACTAGCCCCTTctatgaaacaataaaaaatgatactcTGAGTCTCAGATCGTGTCCGATAAGCCATTTAATCACCAAACAGTTTATAACATGATGCAAATTTCTGCAAGTGAAGTTTGAACCAGTTAAGACAAAATACCATCTGTTCAGCAAAATCAACATTGTACACACATCCTTTTATTCTGACATGGTTTTGCAAGATTCATAAATTCCAACTTCCAAACagcaattaaataatttaacccTTAACTAAATCCTGGAAAATAGAGTTTTAAGAGAAACTCTGCCATCATTCCTCATTCAGCTATGCTACTTGATGCTGGATTAGTGAATAAGATGAAAATTGGCCTTGATTGCTGAAGAATTCAAATATCATAGGAACATAATGACTGTAAAATTCCTAACCAAGCTCCAACTGAGGAGCCTTCCAATATTTCCGTTTGCAGTTAACCTTCCCCAAATTTAGAGTTTGGCATGTACACAATCAAAAAGACATAAATATAAGTGTTTTTGACAGCAATAACTTAAATTACTTGATGACTAAATAGTCACAAGAACAGCTGGCCACAAAAGGAGAATCCTAGCTGGTAGGAGAACAGTTTATCAGTCAAAATAGAAATTCAAACTTCATCACAGGcccaaaaaacccaaaacttcAGCTAAAAAAGACCTCAATTTGATACTAACTGGCAAATTGATGAATACCTTCAAATCATTCACAACAAAGGGCTCTTCATGTATTAGGTTAAATTGCAGCTCTGAGACAGCAGCACCTGGTGTAACCACACTTGTATCCACCAAATAATAATGAGTCTTCTTCATCACCTGAAATGATTTGAACATCATACAATCAGTTCTGAAATGTgcccataaaataaaaaaggtacaTTGCTGTTTTGATATCAACAATTTCAGTATAGGTGTTCTAAGTATCAATTCACCCATCAATTTGGATAAATGTACGTGTTTTCTACTAGAACAGAACAGGATTTCATGCTCTAATGAACTATAAGGCACAGTACAAGGGTATGAAAAGAAATAGATGAAAAATACCTTATTGTAATAATTGTTATGCAGCTGAGAGAAACCATGATTTTCTGATATGGTTAATGGTGAGTCTAAGAAATATTGAGAATTAAAGTAAAACTTTGACCAGTATATCATAAATTTCTAACCAATGATTTGGTCCAGGAATTATCATTTACATTACAAGCACTTTTAATGTACTTATAAAAATACTACCAGTTACTGAACATGTTAAGATCCAGAAAAAACAGAATTTGTAAAAAGAAATGCATAATTGGAAATTTGGAATTTACACCTCAAAATCACGCTCTGCAACATAAATTGGAATGTAAGGCTGCACATTGTTTGTCCAATCACGGAGATCATCCAGACCTGCAAGAGTGTGTattttaatgaagaagaagaagaaacttgaCACTTCATCTCAATTATCCTTATCTAGAACAAATAACATTAGAAAGCTTTAAGTTAGAGACCTCCAATTGCATCAGCATGAGAATGAGTAATAATAACCGCATCAATTGTTCTTAGCCTGACAGGAATGCAGATAGTTACATAATGGCAAATACCTGAATAGACACATGCAATATAAGATAATCTGTTAAAGAACTACCGATTTAGTTAAGCACTCCCAACCCACCATTTTGAACTGGTACTCTGTCGGGATCTTAAAAGACAATATCAACATAACAAAAACctaatagaaaaatcaaaatgtacATTGGTGCCATGTAGAACCAACTCATAGTTATTAAAGAGGAAAAGTCATTAATATAACATGCTATACATCACCATTGACAAcagttcatatttttatattccaaTGTACAAGTTATTTCAGTTTATGACTTAAGACTAGCCATCGTTCAGTTG
It encodes the following:
- the LOC18096810 gene encoding putative hydrolase C777.06c isoform X2, whose translation is MVQYLGTVRVTPSLPSFRRQINLINLNSCPPFSLSRNGFFSSSLPGNGVPSSSLSGNGLSSSSLSGNGFSSFSLPRNGFSPFRRILQACLQSNASRNADAQLQAGQSEIIFMGTGTSEGIPRLSCLTNPSNKCPVCSKAVEPGNKNRRLNTGLLICYHGPSGRRNILIDVGKFFYHSALRWFPAFGLRTIDAVIITHSHADAIGGLDDLRDWTNNVQPYIPIYVAERDFEVMKKTHYYLVDTSVVTPGAAVSELQFNLIHEEPFVVNDLKFTPLPVWHGHGYRSLGFRFGNICYISDVSEIPEETYPLLKDCELLIMDALRPDRSSSTHFGLPRAIEEVRKIQPRRTLFTGMMHLMDHDNVNEYLAKLMETEGLNVELSYDGLCVPVTL
- the LOC18096810 gene encoding putative hydrolase C777.06c isoform X1, producing the protein MVQYLGTVRVTPSLPSFRRQINLINLNSCPPFSLSRNGFFSSSLSRNGFFLSSLPGNGVPSSSLSGNGLSSSSLSGNGFSSFSLPRNGFSPFRRILQACLQSNASRNADAQLQAGQSEIIFMGTGTSEGIPRLSCLTNPSNKCPVCSKAVEPGNKNRRLNTGLLICYHGPSGRRNILIDVGKFFYHSALRWFPAFGLRTIDAVIITHSHADAIGGLDDLRDWTNNVQPYIPIYVAERDFEVMKKTHYYLVDTSVVTPGAAVSELQFNLIHEEPFVVNDLKFTPLPVWHGHGYRSLGFRFGNICYISDVSEIPEETYPLLKDCELLIMDALRPDRSSSTHFGLPRAIEEVRKIQPRRTLFTGMMHLMDHDNVNEYLAKLMETEGLNVELSYDGLCVPVTL